One segment of Carya illinoinensis cultivar Pawnee chromosome 1, C.illinoinensisPawnee_v1, whole genome shotgun sequence DNA contains the following:
- the LOC122305974 gene encoding uncharacterized protein LOC122305974 isoform X2, with translation MQVDKLKKKLRHEENVHRALERAFTRPLGALPRLPPYLPPYTLELLAEVAVLEEEVVRLEEQVVNFRQGLYQEAVYISSKKNVENSSDAIDRNSVKSSSTIHQRSKSLPQNELNSATSTARPQPCLARSTSRKLSSPNTFPDRTANCSSVPVMEKQTLKKRNSPPSFPEDRQGKENLLCSNSVKDKQSPEKKYAKVVASVKRAPIKHESMEKCADPFRSKLESRLVEERAEESSSGSSGDRVLEAYSTPNKVSEDIVKCLSGIFTRMSTLKDKVAELGAFQSVASHASNRETEFRDPYDICPEYRNRDIGPYKHLCSIEASSIDLNRTTNALFLIHRLKLLFGKLATVNLEGLTHQQKLAFWINSYNSCMMNAFLEHGIPNTPEMVVALMQKATIVVGGHLLNAITIEHFILRLPYHLKFTCAKTAKNDEMKARSIFGLEWSEPLVTFALSCGSWSSPAVRVYTASQVEEELEVAKRDYLQAAVGFNKTSKLIIPKLLDWYQLDFAKDLESLLDWVCLQLPDELRIEAVKCLERRGREPLSQLVQVMPYDFSFRLLLHR, from the exons ATGCAGGTTGATAAGCTAAAGAAGAAGCTTAGGCATGAAGAGAATGTTCACAGAGCATTGGAGAGGGCTTTTACGAGACCTTTAGGAGCTCTACCTCGTCTTCCTCCTTATCTTCCCCCATAT ACATTAGAGCTTCTCGCCGAAGTGGCTGTTCTAGAAGAGGAGGTTGTTCGTCTAGAAGAGCAAGTTGTGAATTTTAGACAAGGTCTCTATCAGGAAGCTGTATACATATCCTCCAAGAAGAATGTCGAGAACTCGAGTGATGCAATCGACCGTAACTCAGTCAAAAGTTCCAGCACCATACATCAGCGATCGAAGTCTTTGCCCCAAAATGAGCTCAATTCAGCAACATCTACGGCCAGGCCTCAACCTTGTCTTGCCAGAAGCACAAGTAGAAAGCTATCATCCCCAAATACCTTCCCTGATCGAACTGCTAATTGTTCCAGTGTGCCAGTGATGGAGAAACAAACTCTTAAGAAACGCAACTCCCCTCCATCTTTTCCAGAAGATCGACAAGGAAAAGAGAATTTGTTGTGTTCTAATTCTGTGAAGGACAAACAATCTCCAGaaaagaaatacgcaaaggTTGTAGCCTCTGTGAAGAGAGCTCCAATCAAGCATGAATCAATGGAGAAGTGTGCGGATCCTTTTAGGTCAAAG CTAGAGAGCAGATTAGTAGAGGAAAGAGCAGAGGAGAGTTCCTCTGGTTCTTCAGGGGATAGAGTATTGGAAGCTTATAGCACTCCGAACAAAGTATCTGAGGATATAGTAAAGTGCTTGTCTGGCATTTTCACAAGGATGAGCACGTTGAAAGACAAAGTAGCAGAATTAGGGGCTTTTCAATCGGTTGCTTCTCATGCAAGCAACAGAGAAACAGAGTTTAGAGATCCTTATGATATCTGTCCAGAATACAGAAACAGAGATATTGGTCCTTATAAACATCTCTGTTCAATTGAAGCAAGTTCGATCGATCTCAATCGGACAACAAATGCTTTGTTTCTGATCCATAGGCTAAA GTTGCTATTTGGAAAGCTTGCCACTGTGAACTTGGAGGGTCTTACTCATCAGCAGAAGCTTGCATTCTGGATTAATAGTTACAACTCCTGTATGATGAAT GCATTTTTAGAGCATGGGATACCCAATACCCCCGAAATGGTTGTAGCACTGATGCAGAAG GCGACGATAGTTGTGGGGGGACACTTGCTGAATGCAATAACAATAGAACACTTCATCTTGAGACTGCCTTATCACTTGAAATTT ACATGTGCAAAAACTGCAAAAAACGATGAGATGAAAGCACGAAGCATATTTGGACTAGAATGGTCTGAACCCTTGGTTACATTTGCACTCTCCTGTGGAAGCTGGTCCTCCCCTGCT GTGAGGGTGTACACAGCATCTCAAGTTGAAGAAGAGTTGGAAGTAGCAAAGAGGGACTACTTGCAGGCAGCAGTTGGCTTTAACAAGACAAGCAAATTGATTATCCCCAAGCTACTAGATTGGTATCAACTTGACTTTGCTAAGGACCTGGAATCGTTGCTAGATTGGGTCTGTTTGCAATTACCTGATGAACTTCGCATTGAAGCAGTTAAATGCCTTGAGAGAAGGGGAAGAGAACCCCTCTCACAATTAGTGCAAGTAATGCCATATGATTTCAGTTTCAGGTTACTTCTACAccgataa
- the LOC122305974 gene encoding uncharacterized protein LOC122305974 isoform X1, whose translation MNTRVRTALQTMKAPLNLDKEKMETQGSKVRGAEKPVTNRRRSNREKKMALLQDVDKLKKKLRHEENVHRALERAFTRPLGALPRLPPYLPPYTLELLAEVAVLEEEVVRLEEQVVNFRQGLYQEAVYISSKKNVENSSDAIDRNSVKSSSTIHQRSKSLPQNELNSATSTARPQPCLARSTSRKLSSPNTFPDRTANCSSVPVMEKQTLKKRNSPPSFPEDRQGKENLLCSNSVKDKQSPEKKYAKVVASVKRAPIKHESMEKCADPFRSKLESRLVEERAEESSSGSSGDRVLEAYSTPNKVSEDIVKCLSGIFTRMSTLKDKVAELGAFQSVASHASNRETEFRDPYDICPEYRNRDIGPYKHLCSIEASSIDLNRTTNALFLIHRLKLLFGKLATVNLEGLTHQQKLAFWINSYNSCMMNAFLEHGIPNTPEMVVALMQKATIVVGGHLLNAITIEHFILRLPYHLKFTCAKTAKNDEMKARSIFGLEWSEPLVTFALSCGSWSSPAVRVYTASQVEEELEVAKRDYLQAAVGFNKTSKLIIPKLLDWYQLDFAKDLESLLDWVCLQLPDELRIEAVKCLERRGREPLSQLVQVMPYDFSFRLLLHR comes from the exons ATGAATACCAGAGTGCGGACCGCTCTTCAGACAATGAAAGCTCCTTTGAACCTTGATAAA GAGAAGATGGAGACTCAAGGGAGCAAAGTAAGAGGTGCCGAGAAACCTGTGACTAATCGACGAAGAtcaaatagagagaaaaaaatggcGTTACTTCAAGAT GTTGATAAGCTAAAGAAGAAGCTTAGGCATGAAGAGAATGTTCACAGAGCATTGGAGAGGGCTTTTACGAGACCTTTAGGAGCTCTACCTCGTCTTCCTCCTTATCTTCCCCCATAT ACATTAGAGCTTCTCGCCGAAGTGGCTGTTCTAGAAGAGGAGGTTGTTCGTCTAGAAGAGCAAGTTGTGAATTTTAGACAAGGTCTCTATCAGGAAGCTGTATACATATCCTCCAAGAAGAATGTCGAGAACTCGAGTGATGCAATCGACCGTAACTCAGTCAAAAGTTCCAGCACCATACATCAGCGATCGAAGTCTTTGCCCCAAAATGAGCTCAATTCAGCAACATCTACGGCCAGGCCTCAACCTTGTCTTGCCAGAAGCACAAGTAGAAAGCTATCATCCCCAAATACCTTCCCTGATCGAACTGCTAATTGTTCCAGTGTGCCAGTGATGGAGAAACAAACTCTTAAGAAACGCAACTCCCCTCCATCTTTTCCAGAAGATCGACAAGGAAAAGAGAATTTGTTGTGTTCTAATTCTGTGAAGGACAAACAATCTCCAGaaaagaaatacgcaaaggTTGTAGCCTCTGTGAAGAGAGCTCCAATCAAGCATGAATCAATGGAGAAGTGTGCGGATCCTTTTAGGTCAAAG CTAGAGAGCAGATTAGTAGAGGAAAGAGCAGAGGAGAGTTCCTCTGGTTCTTCAGGGGATAGAGTATTGGAAGCTTATAGCACTCCGAACAAAGTATCTGAGGATATAGTAAAGTGCTTGTCTGGCATTTTCACAAGGATGAGCACGTTGAAAGACAAAGTAGCAGAATTAGGGGCTTTTCAATCGGTTGCTTCTCATGCAAGCAACAGAGAAACAGAGTTTAGAGATCCTTATGATATCTGTCCAGAATACAGAAACAGAGATATTGGTCCTTATAAACATCTCTGTTCAATTGAAGCAAGTTCGATCGATCTCAATCGGACAACAAATGCTTTGTTTCTGATCCATAGGCTAAA GTTGCTATTTGGAAAGCTTGCCACTGTGAACTTGGAGGGTCTTACTCATCAGCAGAAGCTTGCATTCTGGATTAATAGTTACAACTCCTGTATGATGAAT GCATTTTTAGAGCATGGGATACCCAATACCCCCGAAATGGTTGTAGCACTGATGCAGAAG GCGACGATAGTTGTGGGGGGACACTTGCTGAATGCAATAACAATAGAACACTTCATCTTGAGACTGCCTTATCACTTGAAATTT ACATGTGCAAAAACTGCAAAAAACGATGAGATGAAAGCACGAAGCATATTTGGACTAGAATGGTCTGAACCCTTGGTTACATTTGCACTCTCCTGTGGAAGCTGGTCCTCCCCTGCT GTGAGGGTGTACACAGCATCTCAAGTTGAAGAAGAGTTGGAAGTAGCAAAGAGGGACTACTTGCAGGCAGCAGTTGGCTTTAACAAGACAAGCAAATTGATTATCCCCAAGCTACTAGATTGGTATCAACTTGACTTTGCTAAGGACCTGGAATCGTTGCTAGATTGGGTCTGTTTGCAATTACCTGATGAACTTCGCATTGAAGCAGTTAAATGCCTTGAGAGAAGGGGAAGAGAACCCCTCTCACAATTAGTGCAAGTAATGCCATATGATTTCAGTTTCAGGTTACTTCTACAccgataa